The sequence GGCGGGCCAACGACGCTGCCCTGGGGCCTGCAGATCGAGGCTACGAACGCCGCATTCCCGCCCGGCCTGCCACCCGGCACCCTGTTTCACCCGCTCTTCCTCTACGAAATGATCTGGAACATCGCCGGCGCGTTCCTGATCATCTCCCTCGAACGCCGCCTCCGGCTGCACTCCGGCCGAACCGTGGCGCTGTACTTCATCTGGTACGGAATCGGACGAGCGTTCTTCGAATCCCTTCGCCTCGACCCGACCGAATTCGTCTTCGCCGGCCTGAAAGCCAACGTCATCGCCGCCCTCCTCTTGGCCGTCGCCGGTGTTGTGCTGTTCACCATCCAGACCAAGCGCCACTCACCGAACCCCGGGAGCCCTCATATCCCAGGCAGAAACTCGAAACACATGCCACCTGCACCGGGCCCGGATGGCGAAGCAGACCACGTCGACCGGGTCGCTGAAATACGCCATTCCCACGGCAACTAGGAAGCGCAGATCATCGCACGCACATCGAGGCTCGCCGTCGACCGAATCCGACCGAA comes from Subtercola boreus and encodes:
- the lgt gene encoding prolipoprotein diacylglyceryl transferase, translating into MHESIPSPPISSFDIGPFTIHFYALCILTGILIAVALTQRRLSRQGAEKGIVLDVALWTVPFGIIGGRLYHVVTHPNDYFFPGADLWKVLFVWEGGLAIFGAIIAGSIGAFIACRRRGLRFWAFTDALIPGLLLAQAFGRFGNYFNHELYGGPTTLPWGLQIEATNAAFPPGLPPGTLFHPLFLYEMIWNIAGAFLIISLERRLRLHSGRTVALYFIWYGIGRAFFESLRLDPTEFVFAGLKANVIAALLLAVAGVVLFTIQTKRHSPNPGSPHIPGRNSKHMPPAPGPDGEADHVDRVAEIRHSHGN